In Scatophagus argus isolate fScaArg1 chromosome 7, fScaArg1.pri, whole genome shotgun sequence, a genomic segment contains:
- the mical3a gene encoding protein-methionine sulfoxide oxidase mical3a isoform X5, with amino-acid sequence MGDGGAGAAGGDGVNRSHVLFDSFVQATTCKGTLKAFQELCDHLEVKPTESRIFYHKLKSKLNYWKAKALWAKLDKRASQKEYKKGRACANSKCLIIGAGPCGLRTAIELAFLGAKVVLLEKRDAFSRNNVLHLWPFTIQDLRGLGAKKFYGKFCAGAIDHISIRQLQLMLLKMALLLGIEIHVNVEFKALIEPPEDQETERIGWRAEVHPRTHPVNELEFDVIIGADGRRNTLPGFRRKEFRGKLAIAITANFINRNTTAEAKVEEISGVAFIFNQKFFQDLREATGIDLENIVYYKDDTHYFVMTAKKQSLLEKGVILHDYADTELLLSRANVDQAALLSYAREAADFSTNHQLPTLDFAINHYGQPDVAMFDFTCMYASENAAMVRQRHGHKLLVALVGDSLLEPFWPMGTGIARGFLAAMDSGWMVRSWAQGKTPLEVLAERESIYRLLPQTTPENVNKNFSQYSLDPTTRYPNISLNFLKPSQMRHLCDTGESREMWIEIENVINSSTPKLARNESIARSSKLLNWCQRQTEGYRNVNVTDLTMSWKSGLALCALIDRYRPDLIDFDSLDERDHEKNNQLAFDVAEREFGISPCMTGKEMSSVVEPDKLSMVMYLSQFYEMFKDTVPPGDNHNLSPEEKAALIASTKSPISFLSKLGQSIAISRKRNPKDKKEKDVDGLGKRRKTSQSENEEVSRGGRDDKPSVPTILSEKKMETSAVGNNNKVKVMATQLLAKFEENAPAQHTGLKRQGESLPNLDCLLPLTLPQTPVNEPERLAPVPAWRKARSGADQQSTSGSRSCPKKTILLPSSSSTSSLCLHSERYVRMYTGGVSSLAEQIASQLQSQEDPKPQPEKRDSGSLRKEFPVNIGGSDVCFFCQKRVYVMERLSAEGKFFHRSCFKCDYCGTTLRLSSYAFDVEDGKFYCKPHYCYRLSGYAQRKRPAPSPAPVTAKENQAPPTPVATVDAPGRAMAAAAPSAELQPSVPEVNGLQEPSLAKRLRGTPERIELENYRLSLQREEELEEVPEETLAEHNLSSVLDKATDADLGSSSSESDMEEEDEQEDREEQEEVEQEQQPHSPSDLGGVPWKEAVELHAKLRGNNREEGEDEALADAVSRDGEVDEEEEEDEDEDEDEDEDEEESSDARNLRVQQVLQPVDPQAIPGFARAHLGSEGDKDGQAASASQLSQPSELTQPSSTAPAHTTARHEAVRVWLESMSGEPCEDEDMQAEADSPDMEPGTEMDQDDIPSDAEAEARLHQSERAEVLPDEDNKSESLRMSSSIEPSNVSPMQKEEVSPLKPSPEPETQISLVKPPGTRFFPEPFIPEETKPPSPPPVVKSPLCPSPVPVKGSSPVPSPTLAAAASTVSVPASPPPSSTTKSPISSPVEPAIESPVRSAIKSPVKSPVGSPICSQPTPLPETCSPKSPVYPHRSICPLTGNPLSPICAQPLPCQEPSSPLASDSPVRTQPVPGVTSTPITKTDKGTPEPSKTTDTSTVETPLKKTDIIEEFWLKSAEIRKSLGLTPLDRSSKILEKSVVKAPPQDSTPVKTQSPDISEEQKPAFTGRAVIRRLNITLEGQVITPIAPVEPKSNGSDKRDLSSSSGLGLNGSMATSQTANSDSYNTSDSTMLTPPSSPPPPVPANQSPAVLRPQRHQVSWSNGAEKAPSERAKEPAKTKTPVPVPRTQLSPVSVPKPAPRKISSPQADPETSPVVVMREKKKQPRPEEARKSFVETVEEIPFADDVEETYDERTPDTSMNRYYTPPTSKSSRDRPPLHLALAMENGKPNIPVNTASKTQRATQFSPEAREIAEERIRAREKSVKSQALKDAMAKQLNKMKESDIDKGVSPKVAWNVTPEAAGKTKKSAVSPKTSAVKALESKKAETLPERFFSSNKSLDSSAASSDGSTTSKSKKRSSLFSPRKNKKEKKAKNDSSRLSGTDETPPKHKSLWKTVFSGYKKDKKKKDDKSCPSTPSSSSTTQDSGKKKASPLGRSSDLKSRRNLSFSEDSDLSCDDVLERSSQRSKADRHTDIFDLVSGMQKEAVNEEKLEKRRELKERKRVKEGHKGREWEKEVDREKKKDDKESVYVPHALAFKRSYATKKTYTEEELNAKLTRRVQKAARRQAKQEELKRLHRAQIIQRQLEQVEEKQRQLEERGVAVEKALRGEAGLYKGTYTLPKQHKRRSDYWGDSNYSEILDLHLGGMGKKDDPKLMQEWFKLVQEKNALVRYESELMIFARELELEDRQSRLQQELRERMAVEDHLKTEKELAQEKQILNEMLEVVEQRDALVALLEEQRLREKEEDKDLEAVMLSKGFNLNWA; translated from the exons ATGGGGGATGGAGGTGCCGGTGCAGCTGGAGGAGATGGGGTGAACCGGTCCCATGTCCTGTTTGACAGCTTTGTCCAGGCGACCACCTGTAAGGGCACGCTCAAGGCTTTCCAGGAGCTGTGCGATCACCTGGAAGTCAAGCCCACAGAGTCCAGGATCTTCTATCACAAGCTCAAGTCCAAACTCAACTACTGGAAGGCCAAGGCACTCTGGGCAAAGTTAGATAAGAGGGCCAGCCAGAAGGAGTACAAGAAGGGCCGTGCCTGTGCCAACTCCAAG TGTCTGATCATTGGTGCGGGACCATGTGGCTTGCGTACAGCAATCGAACTGGCTTTTCTGGGAGCCAAAGTGGTGCTGCTGGAGAAGAGGGATGCCTTCTCCAGGAACAATGTGCTCCACCTCTGGCCCTTCACCATCCAAGACCTCAGGGGCCTCGGGGCCAAGAAGTTTTATGGAAAGTTCTGTGCTGGTGCTATCGATCATATCA GTATTCGTCAGCTTCAGCTAATGCTGCTCAAAATGGCTCTCTTGCTGGGCATTGAGATCCATGTCAACGTAGAGTTCAAGGCTCTTATTGAGCCCCCGGAAGATCAAGAGACTGAAA GGATAGGTTGGAGGGCCGAGGTCCACCCCAGGACACACCCTGTCAACGAGCTGGAGTTTGATGTCATCATTGGAGCAGACGGAAGGAGAAACACCCTACCAG GGTTTCGGCGTAAGGAATTCCGGGGCAAGCTTGCCATTGCCATCACTGCTAACTTCATCAACAGGAACACAACAGCAGAAGCAAAGGTTGAAGAGATCAGTGGGGTGGCCTTCATCTTCAACCAGAAGTTCTTTCAAGACCTCAGAGAAGCAACAG GTATTGACCTGGAAAACATTGTCTACTACAAGGATGACACGCACTACTTTGTGATGACTGCCAAAAAACAGAGCCTGCTGGAGAAAGGAGTCATTCTGCAT GACTATgcagacacagagctgctgctgtcgaGAGCTAATGTGGACCAGGCTGCGCTGCTGTCTTATGCCCGTGAGGCTGCGGATTTCTCCACCAACCATCAGCTGCCCACTCTAGACTTTGCCATCAACCACTACGGCCAGCCAGATGTAGCCATGTTCGACTTCACCTGCATGTATGCTTCAGAGAATGCCGCCATGGTGCGCCAACGCCATGGTCACAAGCTGCTGGTGGCGCTCGTGGGCGACAGCCTGTTGGAG CCCTTCTGGCCCATGGGCACTGGCATCGCCCGAGGTTTCCTGGCAGCCATGGACTCGGGGTGGATGGTGAGGAGTTGGGCTCAGGGAAAAACCCCTCTTGAGGTGCTGGCTGAGAG GGAGAGTATTTACCGTCTGCTGCCCCAAACCACACCTGAAAACGTCAACAAGAACTTCAGTCAGTACAGCCTGGATCCTACCACACGCTACCCCAACATTAGCCTTAACTTCCTCAAGCCCAGCCAG atgaGGCACCTCTGTGACACAGGGGAGTCCAGGGAAATGTggattgaaattgaaaatgtgatCAACTCGTCAACACCCAAGTTGGCCAGGAATG AATCCATAGCACGATCCAGTAAACTGCTGAACTGGTgccagagacaaacagaggggTACAGGAATGTTAATGTAACCGATCTGACTATGTCTTGGAAGAGTGGCTTGGCTCTATGTGCCCTCATTGACCGATACAGACCGGATCTCAT TGACTTTGATTCCCTGGACGAGCGAGACCACGAGAAGAACAACCAGCTGGCCTTTGACGTGGCGGAGAGGGAATTTGGCATCTCACCCTGCATGACTGGCAAGGAGATGTCCTCTGTCGTAGAGCCAGACAAACTCTCTATGGTCATGTACCTCAGCCAATTCTATGAGATGTTTAAGGATACAGTGCCACCTGGAG ATAATCACAACTTGAGTCCTGAAGAGAAGGCTGCACTGATAGCCAGCACCAAATCTCCCATCTCCTTCCTCAGCAAACTTGGTCAGAGCATAGCAATTTCCAGGAAACGAAATCCAAAG GACAAAAAAGAGAAGGATGTTGACGGTTTggggaagagaaggaaaaccaGCCAGTCTGAAAAT GAGGAGGTATCCAGGGGCGGTCGTGACGACAAGCCGTCTGTCCCAACTATcctgtcagagaaaaaaatggagacCTCTGCTGTagggaacaacaacaaagtcaaGGTCATGGCCACCCAGCTGCTTGCCAAGTTTGAGGAGAACGCTCCAGCGCAGCATACAGGACTCAAGCGACAG GGAGAGTCTCTGCCCAATCTGGACTGCCTTTTGCCCCTTACCCTGCCCCAAACCCCTGTGAATGAGCCAGAACGGCTGGCACCAGTCCCAGCATGGAGGAAG GCCAGAAGTGGTGCAGACCAACAGTCCACCTCGGGCTCTCGGAGCTGCCCAAAGAAAACCATTCTgctcccttcttcctcctccacttcctcactCTGTCTTCACTCAGAG CGCTATGTAAGGATGTACACAGGCGGAGTTAGCTCATTGGCTGAGCAGATAGCCAGTCAGCTTCAGTCTCAGGAAGATCCTAAGCCCCAGCCTGAAAAGAGGGACTCG GGCTCCCTCAGAAAAGAGTTCCCTGTCAACATTGGTGGCAGCGATGTTTGCTTCTTCTGCCAAAAGCGTGTGTACGTGATGGAGAGACTGAGTGCAGAGGGCAAGTTCTTCCATCGGAGCTGCTTCAAGTGTGACTACTGTGGCACCACGCTACGACTGTCCTCCTATGCCTTTGATGTGGAGGATG GGAAATTTTACTGCAAGCCCCACTACTGTTACCGTCTGTCTGGCTATGCTCAGAGAAAGAGGCCTGCTCCCTCCCCTGCTCCAGTCACTGCGAAg GAGAACCAGGCACCCCCGACCCCTGTGGCAACCGTGGATGCCCCAGGAAGGGCGATGGCAGCGGCAGCCCCCTCGGCCGAGCTCCAGCCCTCAG TACCGGAGGTCAATGGCCTGCAGGAGCCCAGCTTAGCTAAACGTCTGCGGGGAACTCCAGAACGCATCGAGCTGGAGAACTACCGTCTGTCCctgcagagggaagaggagctggaggaggtgcCAGAGGAGACGCTCGCAGAACACAACCTGAGCAGTGTGCTGGACAAGGCCACAGACGCTGACCTGGGCTCCAG TAGCTCAGAGTCCGacatggaggaagaggatgagcaggaggatcgggaggagcaggaggaagtggagcaggagcagcaacCTCACAGCCCATCAGACCTCGGCGGCGTTCCCTGGAAGGAGGCTGTAGAGCTCCACGCCAAACTGAGGGGCaacaacagagaggagggagaggatgagGCGCTGGCCGACGCAGTAAGCAGAGATGGGGAAgtagatgaagaggaggaagaggacgaggatgaagatgaggatgaggatgaagatgaagaggagtcCAGTGATG CCAGGAACCTGCGGGTTCAACAAGTCCTGCAGCCTGTGGATCCCCAGGCCATTCCAGGTTTTGCAAGAGCGCACCTGGGCTCTGAGGGAGACAAGGACGGCCAGGCGGCCTCAGCCTCCCAGCTTTCCCAACCCTCTGAGCTCACGCAGCCCTCCTCCACAG CCCCTGCCCACACAACCGCCCGACACGAGGCAGTGAGAGTCTGGTTGGAGTCCATGTCCGGAG AGCCCTGTGAGGATGAAGATATGCAAGCCGAAGCAGACAGTCCAGATATGGAGCCCGGTACAGAGATGGATCAAG ATGACATCCCTTCAGATGCCGAAGCCGAGGCTCGTTTGCATCAGTCAGAACGTGCTGAAGTGCTTCCTGACGAAGACAACAAATCAGAAAGTCTGAGAATGTCCTCCAGTATTG AACCATCCAACGTCAGCCCCATGCAGAAAGAAGAGGTTTCTCCACTCAAGCCATCTCCAGAACCTGAAACACAG ATAAGTCTGGTGAAACCTCCTGGTACCCGCTTTTTCCCAGAACCATTCATACCAGAGGAAACGaagcctccttctcctcctccagtcgTCAAGAGCCCGCTGTGCCCTTCGCCTGTTCCAGTCAAGGGTTCTTCCCCTGTTCCTTCTCCTACTCTTGCTGCCGCTGCTTCAACTGTCAGTGTTCCTGCCTCACCCCCACCCAGCTCAACCACCAAATCACCCATCAGCTCTCCGGTCGAGCCAGCCATCGAGTCACCAGTCAGATCAGCAATCAAATCCCCTGTTAAGTCGCCAGTTGGTTCCCCAATCTGCTCTCAGCCTACCCCTCTCCCCGAGACTTGTTCCCCTAAATCTCCTGTTTACCCTCATCGCTCTATTTGCCCTCTCACAGGCAACCCCCTGTCGCCAATCTGCGCTCAGCCCTTGCCCTGCCAGGAACCCTCGTCACCCCTTGCCTCTGACTCTCCTGTCAGAACTCAACCTGTTCCTGGTGTCACTTCGACGCCCATTACCAAAACAGACAAGGGGACACCTGAGCCCTCAAAAACCACAGATACTTCAACAGTGGAAACTCCattgaaaaagacagacattatTGAGGAGTTTTGGTTAAAGAGTGCTGAGATCAGGAAGAGCCTTGGCCTGACTCCTTTGGACCGCAGTAGTAAAATCTTAGAAAAGAGTGTTGTTAAGGCTCCACCGCAGGACTCTACCCCTGTCAAGACACAGTCTCCAGATATATCTGAGGAACAGAAGCCTGCTTTTACTGGCCGAGCTGTCATTCGCAGGCTCAACATAACTCTCGAGGGTCAGGTCATTACTCCCATTGCTCCTGTGGAGCCTAAGAGTAATGGCTCTGATAAGAGGgacctcagcagcagctctggctTGGGGTTGAATGGGAGCATGGCCACGAGCCAGACAGCAAACAGTGACAGCTACAACACGTCTGACTCCACCATGCTAACCCCGCCCTCGAGCCCACCGCCACCTGTGCCTGCTAATCAGTCTCCAGCTGTGCTTAGGCCGCAAAGACACCAGGTATCCTGGAGCAATGGAGCAGAAAAAGCTCCTTCTGAGCGTGCCAAAGAGCCAGCAAAGACCAAGACTCCTGTTCCTGTACCAAGGACTCAGCTGAGCCCTGTGTCTGTGCCCAAACCCGCACccaggaaaatctcctcaccaCAAGCAGATCCGGAAACATCTCCAGTGGTTGTCatgagggagaagaagaagcaaccACGGCCAGAGGAGGCGAGGAAGTCGTTTGTTGAAACGGTGGAGGAGATTCCTTTTGCTGATGATGTGGAGGAAACCTACGATGAACGAACACCAGACACAAGCATGAACAGGTATTATACTCCGCCCACTAGCAAGTCGAGCAGGGACCGACCTCCCTTGCATCTCGCTCTAGCAATGGAAAATGGTAAACCCAATATCCCTGTCAACACAGCCTCTAAGACCCAGAGGGCAACTCAGTTTTCCCCGGAGGCCAGGGAGATCGCTGAGGAGCGAATAAGGGCTAGAGAAAAGTCTGTCAAGAGCCAGGCTTTAAAAGACGCCATGGCCAAGcagctaaacaaaatgaaagaatctGACATAGATAAGGGTGTCTCACCCAAGGTGGCTTGGAACGTAACCCCAGAGGCTGCTGGTAAAACTAAAAAGTCAGCTGTATCTCCAAAGACATCAGCCGTGAAAGCTCTGGAGTCGAAGAAGGCGGAGACTTTACCTGAGCGTTTCTTCAGCAGCAACAAGAGTCTGGACAGCTCAGCAGCTTCATCAGATGGATCCACTACGAGTAAGAGTAAGAAACGAAGCTCCCTCTTCTCCCCACGCAAGAataagaaggagaaaaaagccAAGAATGACAGCAGCAGGCTCTCTGGCACAGATGAGACACCTCCCAAACACAAGTCACTGTGGAAGACTGTCTTCTCGGGCTACaagaaggacaagaagaagaaggatgaTAAGTCCTGCCCAAGCACACCGTCCTCGAGTTCCACCACACAGGACTCTGGCAAGAAAAAAGCTTCACCTCTTGGGAGATCATCAG ACTTGAAATCACGAAGAAACTTGAGCTTCTCTGAGGACTCAGACCTGTCTTGTGATGATGTTCTGGAGAGGTCCTCCCAGAGGTCAAAGGCAGAT CGGCACACGGACATCTTTGACCTAGTATCAGGCATGCAGAAGGAAGCGGTGAATGAGGAGAAActggagaaaaggagggagttaaaggaaagaaagagggtgAAAGAGGGGCACAAAGGAAGAGAGTGGGAAAAAGAGGTTGATcgagaaaagaagaaagatgatAAGGAG TCTGTTTATGTCCCCCACGCACTGGCGTTCAAGAGATCATACGCCACAAAG AAAACCTACACAGAAGAAGAGCTGAATGCCAAGCTGACACGAAGGGTCCAGAAAGCTGCCCGACGGCAAGCCAAGCAGGAGGAGCTCAAAAGGCTGCACAGAGCCCAG ATCATCCAGAGACAgttggagcaggtggaggagaagcagaggcagctggaggagaggggTGTAGCTGTGGAGAAAGCATTGAGAGGAGAAGCAG GATTGTATAAAGGTACTTATACATTACCCAAACAGCACAAAAGAAGATCAG ACTATTGGGGAGATTCTAATTACAGTGAAATCCTGGACTTGCATCTGGGCG